The nucleotide sequence GTTAATCGGAACTGTCCGGTACGTCTTGGTTTTGCTGGCATAGATACGCACGGTGCCGGCTTTGAAATCCACATCTTCCCAACGAAGTGACAGAAGTTCTGACTCGCCGGGGCGGGTGCCCAGGTTGAAGCAGACTTCCATCGCCCACTTGAGATGAGGTTCCGCATTCGCCATAATCTTCTTGGCGTCGTCCAGGGTGAGCTTCATGTCCCAGGGCTGGACCTTGGGTTTCTTCCAAATCTTCAGAGGATTGACACTGGTGAAGCCATTGTCGATTCCGAAGTTGAAGATGAAACTCAAGTAATCACAGTACTTATTTACGGTATACTGGGAACGGACTTTGCCTGTTCGGCTGCTGACACCCTGGAAGTGAATGATGAATGGCACCATGTCGTCCTGATAAGTCAGGTCGTTCACGGGTTTGTCGCCAAGTACCGGAATGAATACGTGGTTAACCAAGTGCTCGATGTTTCGAATGTGCTTCTCCGTCCGGCCTGATGCCTGCATATGCGCCAGATACTTCGACCCAAGGTCAGAGAGGAGCATCCCAGAGGGTTGCTGGCCCAAGACCTGGCTCGTTGGGGTATCCGTTGTGCTCCCTGTTTGCGCCACCTGGACAGCGGCGGTCACCGACTGAGGATCAGGGACGGGAAGTCCTTTCGCCAGAGCCTCCTGGACGGCCCGGTCAAAGTACTGGGCTTTGGCTTGAGCGAGATCTCCCCTGCCGAACGACTTGTCGTGACGCTTGCCGTTATGATTCCAATAAACCATCCACCGCTCGTCGCGTTGATAAATTCCCATACAAAGACTCTTTAAGTTATTAAGTTAGGCAAAAGGTTAGATATGACAAACAACGAAGTTGATCATCTCATGGAAGCTGTAAACGAAATCGATAGAAGCAAAAGGGGCAAAGCACCCCTTTTGAAGAAAGCTAAATGGTATTAAGCAATATCTCTTCGACTTCCTCCTCTTGCACCCCAAGATATCTTCTTGTTATCGAAGGGCTGCTATGATTTAAACGTTTTGCCAAAACTTCCCAGCTTACACCGAAAGTTTTTCGTTGGTGGTAGCACCAAGTCTTTCGTAGTGAATGGGCTCCGAAATTGCCGACGAGGTTAATCTCGTCTGCCCATCGTTGCACCATCTGCGTGACGGCATAGGTAGTTATTGGGTAGTTCCTCCCTTTCCTGCTTTTAAACAGGAAATGATCATCTTTCAGATCGATTGTTCGCAAATGCTCTTGGAGAGCAGTCAGGATTTCCTTATTCATAATGAACACGTTGTCCTTGCCTGTCTTCTTCTCCTTGACGGCGATTCTATCGCCAATCTTGCAGATTTTGACATCTCCGATCTTCAACGCAAGGATGTCTTGCACTCGAAGTCCAGAATTGATTCCCATGATGAATAGGAGTCGATCCCGGTGGTTGTCGGTTAAAAGCTTCTTGATGCTCTTAATATTCTTCAAATCGATGATGGGGTCGACTTTCATAGGTAACTTCCTCCAAAGTTCGATTTTGGTTTTTAATGAGGGGTAGACGTACATTCAAAACAGGGGGAGGGCAGGAGGGGCCAGGTTAGCTGGCGCGATCCTCTTGAAATCCAAAGACTTTCCTTGGGCTTCGCCCCCAATGTACGTTTCTACGACAAATCGTACATTGGCTTATGATAGTATATCTGTATTTTCTTGCTCAAAATTGCTTAAGGAGCGTCAAGGCCGAGCTGAATGATTGACTCCTGAAAGTCGCCATCAACATTCGCACAAAAGATGAAACAAAGAATAATGCCACGCAATTGCTTGCATGGCACTATCCAACAAGGCGTCAATGCTCGATCTTGGTCAGAACGATAGAACCGTTCTCCACCATCACCGTGAACTCGTCACCTTCAACCAGTTGAAGTTCTTCGAGTCCAAGGTTTTTAAGATAGAGTTTGATTTCGTTGTTCTTGTTAACCTTGGGTCTGGTAGAGCTTTTAACGTACATCCCCTTGACTTCGTAAAAGTGGCGATCATCGCTCATCAACTTTAAGACGTACTGCTTTAGCGTTTGCTTGTGGGTAATCCCAAGCTTTTCCATGATTTCGCTGGCAGAGTTATTGTTCTTGATGCACTCTCGAAGCAACGTTGGATTGTATTTCGACTCAAGCTTCATTCCCTTGGCAGGTTGATCTTCCTTCTTCGACATAACAAATCTCCTTGTTGGTTTTGTATAAGTAAATATCTGTCGGTTGCTCTTGAAACGACAATAAGGAAACAAAGTAAATTAACAGAAAAATTTCTTGTTTACTCAAAAGCTCTCATAAAACACACCAAATAAGCGATTTACCGTGTATTTTAATTCATAAATGTTGGTTTTGATCATGTCGGAAACGTGGATTGGCCGTAGGACGCGAATCCTGGCGTTTTTGGGGTCGACGTGAACCTGAACATGGGTGCAGCCCCGAAAACCCCAGGACGGGGCAATTTGGAGGGGGGCTTTTTTGAGGGTGTCCAGAAAAGTGGAGGACAACGGTAGGTAAACAAGCAAACGACACCGCGCCGTTCGATATTCCGCAATCCCAAGATAATTGAACAAAAAGAAGCTTATCCTCGTTAAAGGACAAGCTTCGCTAGCATTTTCGGCCGACCCCAGGCATCAACTTCTCATTGACACCCAGAATCAGCCCCAAGATCGAAAGAATTATCGCTAATTCAAGCTTCTTGTTCTTTCTGTACGTTCGGTTTTCCCGAATACAGCTAGATGAGATGATGCAGCGCTAGGCAAATTGTTTTTTTTATATGGTAATTGTAAAATTTTACACTTTTTGTTGAATCTTACGATATGTCTTGACTTTATACTATCTTTCTGAACGAATTTTTCAATTTTTTACTGCATCATCTCATGGTTCCTTACGAACCGCAGCCACCCATTGGTACAAAGATTCCTTGTCTTTTATGTACTTATGGGCTTCCCGTGGTCAAATCGGTGTCCGTCTTTTCAACATCCCGAGCATAATCGCCTCAATGTGCTAAAATGAATTATTCATTAGATTTCGAACGGCCATGGTTCTCATCCTACACATTGGCCACCACTGCTTCATCCCTAAGGATTTCGGGCTACTGAATCGTCTCAACCACTCATTTGCCTTGATTGCTCAATAGCAACTGGTTCATCTCATGGATTTTGATTCAAAAGGAAGTGATCATCTTCTTTTTCATGAGACTCTTCGTTTTTTGACTTTTTGGTAGCCAGGACATTTAGACCTGACTTCCTGGACGCCGATACTTCACGGCTCCCATGACCAAATTTAATTTTTCTGATCGAAAGATTGTAATCAATACATACCTTGTAGATACAAAGTGTATAATTTTTAATATCTATCAAGATATAAGGATAGCAACAGCTAAAATTCTTGCTATTTTCCATTAGACGAACACTCGATTCGTTGCTGATTAATCTGGAGATGGAGTGGAGTGCAACGAAGATCATTGTTGCTTGGTATGATCTATATTTTCTTGATCTTTTAGCTAAACAAGTATGTTTTCGTTTGGTTCGGCAGGTCAGAACAAAACTTTACAGATATAACATGGGATAGAGTGCAGCACTGCATTTTGATAATTTTGTCATGACGGAGCGGTGGTCATGAATACCAATCTGTCGCCTTCATGGGGTCCATGAAGTATGCCCCTCCGGTGGAGGGGCTTTTTTAAGCATCATTCTGGCCGATAAAAGAAAAGGGGGAAGCAATAGAAGCATCCCCCAAGGTGTTTACCGCAAACTCAGTAGTTATAAAGTATAATTTGATTTTCGATGGATAGCGTTGGTTATGCTCCAATGGTTCGAATTTTAAAAACAACACGATTTTCAAAATGGCAGCTTCCTGCCATCGCGCACCCCAAAACATAGCGACTTTCGATGAAATCCACCGATCCAGCTTGTTATAGAGAACAGGACCTAAACAAATAAAAAAGGGTGGACGCGCGAAACGCCCACCCCTCCAATGGCAGCTTCCTGCCATCAGGCCTATTCAGGCAAGTCAAACCCCAACGCACGCTGCTGCTGGGTGATAATTTCTTCAAGCATGTAGTAATAGAGCATGTTGACAACTCCACGGAACAAGTCGTCTTCCTCTCCCATGAGATCGGTGATAATCATCCCATGGTACACTTCCAGGTAGTCCTCGAAATCATGAAGGTAGTCGTAGTCACGGTAGTAGATGGTTCCCCTCGGCGGCGTACCTTCTTGATGCTTCGGAAAGTAAATCTTGTCAGTCTTGTCGAAACCGCTCCGCTTAGGGTTCCAGTAAAGCACAACTCCAAGGCTCGGGTACTTGGCCCAGGAACTGGAGTCGCAGGACCAGATCGGGAGCTTGGCCATGAGCCGGTACTCACTGCTGCCGAAGAAATGAATCCTGGCTCCGGCATTGTGGAGCTTCATGACAACGGGCTTCACATTCTTGAGCGTCGTCCGTCCTGCGCACTGGCCGATAGCGACCGTTTTATGCACCGGGAGCCCGCGAGCGATGATCTTGTCGGCGTCATCGTTGTAGATGTTGTGAATGACGGGGACAACGGGGATACCTGCCTGTTCCAGGTCGATCTGGTACTCCAGATTCTTGTAGTAGGAATCCAGGCCAAAATGCAGGTCGAAGTTGAAGATCAAATCCCAAGCCCCGGGGTTGTACTGGGCAAAGGTTTTAAACTTCGGATACAACTCCTCGGGCGTCTGCCTAGCTCCAGGCTTTTGCAAGCTGAAAACACCGCTATCCAGAATAATGCTCCGATACAGGGAACGATCCCTGTGCAAAAAGTGAGGCAGGTCGTTGGCCAGCAAGGCATAGGACAACAAGATATTCGGCATCAGGTTGGGATGGCGCTTGGCAAATTCCCGCAGGTGTCGAATCGTCATGGATGATTGATAAATACGCATAATTATCTCCTTGGGGCACTCCCCACATGTTATGAGGAGTGCCCTTGGTCGCGAATGTTTACTTAGAAAAACGGTCCAGCAACATATCTACGGCGGCGCGCAAGGCTTCCAGGTGCGTCTTGTCGAGCTTCTTCAGATCAGAATTCCCTTCCAACAGACGGTCAATGGAGCTCTTGAGCTTTACCGTTTCGGCGTTGATGTACTTGATAGGCTTGTTTGGAGATTGCTCCTCGCTAGTCTCGCTAGAGCGAACTCCGTTGTTGGCGATTACCTCTTTCATGTAGTTTTCGGGCGAATCACCATGCTCCTTACGGTCGACCATGACAGCGATATCGACAGGAGTCACAGCACCAGCGATCTTGCTGAAGTCGGTCGTGACGCGAACGTCGACTTCGATATCCTTTTTCAAGAGCTTTTCCCGCCAGATGACGCCCTTCACCACATCCTTCAGCGTCCCCTTATCAATCTCGTCGTAGTTGAGCGCTACGCCATTGCGCTCGAACAATTCGCCAATAGGGTCTGTCTTGGAGAGGAGATGCTTGATCGGAGAGATAATCTGGATGATCTGTTCAGCCGCGTCGATGCCGAGATACGCATGCTTCAAGATGCCGGGCGTGTTGGCGATGTTCAAGTACTTATCAATTGTACGCCGGGACATATCGGGCAAATCTTGCCTAATGGCTTCCGCCCAGTTTTCTCCATCCTCCTTCACCAGCTTCTTGTAGTGATCGAGGAGGCAGCCGATCATGTAAGCAATATTGATCATTTTCGCACGCGCCGCACTGAAAACACCGTCAGCAGCCAGATGCTGCGACCTCAACTGCTGCAGGGTTTCTTTCCTGTTGAGCTTTGCAATCTGAGCATTCGTGTTCTCCACAACGCGAGCCAGCTTCTCCTGGGTAATGGACTTACCGTCCTTGATCTGGATATCCGGCGCAGGCGTACCGCCCATGGCCCCAGTGGAACCTTGGAAGTGCATCAACATATGGCGCATCGGATCGTCGTCCTCGCCGATGTAACCGGCAGTCGTTGCAGGGGGAAGAGGCGGCGAGAGAGGGTCCGTGCTGGGAATGCCGCCCGGGGCACCAGTGCCACCGGTAGCGCCGACGCTGTTCATTGAATCGGAATCATTGACCAAATTAAAATTTTTGAAAGTAGCCATGAGAAACTCCTTTTCACGGTCCAAGTGTTTTGGGGAGTGTGTCTTACTTTCCCCGGGACCAACGAGAGGAGCTCTCTCAAAAAACGGGGTTGCCAAGCCCGCCAACTTTTAGAAAAAGAATTTGGCAAAAGGAGGAAGACGTTTAAAAATCTATTTATTTAAGGGCGTTATGGTGTGGTTTTGGATGCAAAAATCCGTCACCTCATAGTACCCTGCGATTCGCTTTCGGCGGGTGAAGATTTGTTCCCATGCTCCATCCAACATGCCGGAAGCATTTATTTTATCCTTCAGCAGCTGATAGACGGTTTCAAAGGACGCGGACTTCCCCCCGTCCTGATCATGGGCCTTGTCCCAGAGCCAGAGCATGGCGAGTCGCATCGTATCGGAACTATTGATGTGTTTCCCCGACAAGCTTAGCTTGTACACAGATTGGAGCGTTTCTTCGTCAATATGCTGTTTGCTGAACAGGCTTTCAACCGCTTTATTGATCATATTCAATGCGTGGACTTCCAGACCTACTTTTGTTGGATTGCCAAGAATCGCTTTTGGGTCGATGGTGATGCTATTAGACTTTTCCAAATTATACAGGTAGTTTTTTGGGGTCATTTCATCAATAGAGATCATCCAGCTTCCATTAAGTTTGACCAGGGCGGATATGTCTGAATGGCCTTTGACAGAAAAGTTGACATCCTCCCCGGAAATTATTTTTTCTAAAGCTTCATTGGTATCAAGTCCAGATGAATAGTGCTTGTAAATTCTTCCGAAGTTTTTTTCGTAACCATAACTCAGGAAACCATATTTAAAATATTTCATCCCTGCTTCTTTTCCAAATTCATTATCTAGTCTGATTCTAAATGGACTATGCGCAAGGTCATGATAGTCGTTGTGCCCTGAAGCATGGCTCGTCATCTCTTCAAGGTATTCACGGCTTTCCATGTAGTCAAAAACACCAAGCGATTTGAAATAGTCGTTGTAGCGTTCGATGACGGCGCAGTATCTACGATATAGCGGATTTCTCCGCATGTACTCCCAATACCAGAAAGCCACGCGTTTTAGGCGATCAATGTCATCCACAATTATCTTGGACAGTTTGGTTTTCATGGGATGATCGTAGCAAGAGGGACTGGCGTTGCCAATACGCTGATACGATCTTCCAGAAAGCTAAGGGTTTTTCTTGATTTGCCAGACACGAACAGGCATTTTCGGGATGACCACTGTACGCAGTTGGCAATTTTTTTGAGACTGCCTCGGGGGAACGTTGGTTTTTGGGAGTACGTTGATGCCCTATAGCCCAGATGAAATCTTCCGTTTAATCCAGACAGCGGAGCAGCTCGATTCCGAGGATCGGCTGAAAATCTTCGAGTTTTTGTCCGACTCCTTCTCGTTGATTCCCCTGGTCGGTGGGTTCCCTGCTCCTGGGCAGTCCTCCAGTGAGTTTAAGCGTCCAACTGAGGCCAACTGGACGAAGTGGTGCGTACAGAAGCGCCAGTTTAGCCGTGACGATTTCTCTCCTGAGCGTGCTGGTGTCGCCTGCGGTCCCGCCAGCGGTGTTCTAGTCCTCGATGTCGATGACATGGGGAAGTTCCGGGAATGGTTGGCGGCCAATGTCGGAGAGGAGCTTCCCGCCACGTTGACGGTGAAGACTGGCGGCATTGGTGAACGGTACCACTTTTATTTCCAGTACCCGAATGATGGTCAGCGCTACCCAAACAGGTCCGTCAAAGACGTCTTCGATATTCGTGGCGTCGGCGGCGAAGTCCTTTGTCCTGGATCGCTCCATCCCGAGACAAGGAAACCTTACATCATCGTTGAAAGTCCAGAAAACCTGGCTCCGGCACCGGACTGGCTTCGGAACTATTCCCTGTATAGGACGATAAAGCCACTGGCCCCTGTTTCCACTTCTGACGCACACGATCACACCCAGGACCAATTCATGACGCCGAATACTCCTCAGGCCGCGCCGGTACCGACGACAACTACCCCGCAGACCACACCGACGGCCCCCATTTTTGACAACTTTATCGCTGGTCTCCAGGTTCCCGAAAACATCAAGATGCAGATCGTCACCCCGATTCCCAAAGGGCAGCGCTCGGAAGCCTCCATGGCGGTGCTGGTAACACTTCTGAGCTCAAGTTTACCCGAAGGCACGATCAGGCATATCTATGCCACCTATCCCATTGGGGAAAAGTCCAGGGAGAATGATGCGGCATGGTTTGATCGAGAAATAACGAAGGCAAAAGAACATATTGCAACGAATTATGATCCAACACTATTGTCTAGTGCTTCTAAACCTCCATCGAAACCTTCGGCTCCAAAGCGTCAGTATAAGACTTTCAATGCGTTTGATGTGGTCAAATCCAACGTAAATTTCGAGTTTCTTATTGAAAATTTTTGGCCAAAAGGTGAGCCATTATTGATCACCGGACACGGTGGTGCAGGCAAGTCGATCCTCACCTTGCAAATTGCAATGGACCTTATCTTGCCCCCGCCTGCTGGATTCTTGAATGTATTTAAAGTGAACCAAGGAGAGCATAGAGTTCTCTTTGTCCAGTCAGAAAACTCTTTGATTGGAATGAAGAAAAGGATTGACTTTGTTAGGAACGCGTACCAATTTCCTGATGCTTTTCTTCAAAACAGAATGTTTTTCTTGGGTGTCAACAATGATGTTCGGACAAGTGGCGACATAAAAGACCATCATTTTCAGGATGCCATCAAAGACTCTGTTGACTCCAACAAGATAGATATTTTGGTGATTGATCCCTTGATAAGCTTCCATAGTGAAGATGAAAATTCAAACGATCAGATGCGGAGGCTTCTAGACAAAGTGTCGCTTCTTACTGAAGAGATCGGTGTTACGCCTCTTTTGATTCATCATCATGGAAAGTTTTCCACTGATAGCGGTGCAGGAGGTGGACGCGGAGCCAGTGCAATAGGTGACTGGTCACCAAATACGTGGGAACTGAGCTTCCAGAAGAAAGACAAGCAATATTCACTCCAGCACAACAAGGCTCGAAACTTTACGATTCAAGACAAGTTGACGTTGGAACTTGTAAACCTTCGATTTAGAGCAGTAGGAAGTAAAAAAGTAGCAGATGAAGTCCAGTATGTCGTGACTGCTCTTCAAAACCTTGGTGGGATAGCAAATTCTAAGGAAGAGTTGAAAAAAGAAATATTGGCAGTTTCTGCAAATATGAATCATGGTAAACCTATAGCGCATGGATCTGCTGCAAATTACATTGACAAAGCAGTGAAAGAAGGAGCCATCAAGGAAACCCCTGTACCTAGCTCCAGAAGTAAGGCCTACACATTTTGAGGTTCATTGAGAATACTTCCATCGCCAAAATTGGGTGGGAGACAGCAAAACATTTGTCGACAAAAAATATTTTGTCTTAAAATTTTTAATAATTTCAATGATATATTGCAAATTTTTAACGTCAAAGACAAAATAGGGTTGTCTGTGGTAACTAGTTGAAATTATTTGAAAAACAAAGACAAAATCGCCTATATATAAAAGGGGGGTGGTTTCCCACC is from Solidesulfovibrio magneticus RS-1 and encodes:
- a CDS encoding tyrosine-type recombinase/integrase, coding for MGIYQRDERWMVYWNHNGKRHDKSFGRGDLAQAKAQYFDRAVQEALAKGLPVPDPQSVTAAVQVAQTGSTTDTPTSQVLGQQPSGMLLSDLGSKYLAHMQASGRTEKHIRNIEHLVNHVFIPVLGDKPVNDLTYQDDMVPFIIHFQGVSSRTGKVRSQYTVNKYCDYLSFIFNFGIDNGFTSVNPLKIWKKPKVQPWDMKLTLDDAKKIMANAEPHLKWAMEVCFNLGTRPGESELLSLRWEDVDFKAGTVRIYASKTKTYRTVPINPEFLKRLEKEQAESQTGYVIEYMGRKLTTIRKAFKNACKRAGINYPTRMYDLRHLFATTLLRKGADLAAVSKMMGHSTVKMTADTYYHYMEGEKERAVRLLPELLTA
- a CDS encoding tyrosine-type recombinase/integrase — its product is MKVDPIIDLKNIKSIKKLLTDNHRDRLLFIMGINSGLRVQDILALKIGDVKICKIGDRIAVKEKKTGKDNVFIMNKEILTALQEHLRTIDLKDDHFLFKSRKGRNYPITTYAVTQMVQRWADEINLVGNFGAHSLRKTWCYHQRKTFGVSWEVLAKRLNHSSPSITRRYLGVQEEEVEEILLNTI
- a CDS encoding AAA family ATPase, translating into MPYSPDEIFRLIQTAEQLDSEDRLKIFEFLSDSFSLIPLVGGFPAPGQSSSEFKRPTEANWTKWCVQKRQFSRDDFSPERAGVACGPASGVLVLDVDDMGKFREWLAANVGEELPATLTVKTGGIGERYHFYFQYPNDGQRYPNRSVKDVFDIRGVGGEVLCPGSLHPETRKPYIIVESPENLAPAPDWLRNYSLYRTIKPLAPVSTSDAHDHTQDQFMTPNTPQAAPVPTTTTPQTTPTAPIFDNFIAGLQVPENIKMQIVTPIPKGQRSEASMAVLVTLLSSSLPEGTIRHIYATYPIGEKSRENDAAWFDREITKAKEHIATNYDPTLLSSASKPPSKPSAPKRQYKTFNAFDVVKSNVNFEFLIENFWPKGEPLLITGHGGAGKSILTLQIAMDLILPPPAGFLNVFKVNQGEHRVLFVQSENSLIGMKKRIDFVRNAYQFPDAFLQNRMFFLGVNNDVRTSGDIKDHHFQDAIKDSVDSNKIDILVIDPLISFHSEDENSNDQMRRLLDKVSLLTEEIGVTPLLIHHHGKFSTDSGAGGGRGASAIGDWSPNTWELSFQKKDKQYSLQHNKARNFTIQDKLTLELVNLRFRAVGSKKVADEVQYVVTALQNLGGIANSKEELKKEILAVSANMNHGKPIAHGSAANYIDKAVKEGAIKETPVPSSRSKAYTF